One Desulfovibrio fairfieldensis genomic window carries:
- the cobI gene encoding precorrin-2 C(20)-methyltransferase, which yields MTGTLYGLGVGPGAPDLLTLRAVNVLRTVDVILAAASPRNDYSAALDTARPHLRADARLLRLEFPMTRDAGILRAAWLKAAEAARDVLEGGENAAFLTIGDPLVYSTFGYLLRTLREVAPHLPVAIVPGITSFQAAAARTGTVLCEGGEKLRILPGINGRDDLAAELDNADTAVILKAYRNFPAIREALQSTGRDADCLLASHVEQPEEHIRRGVAAVDSTPPYMSLIVSRKSKTGGEEGTR from the coding sequence ATGACCGGAACTCTTTACGGACTGGGCGTGGGCCCCGGCGCGCCGGATCTGCTGACTCTGCGGGCCGTGAACGTCCTGCGCACGGTGGACGTGATCCTGGCGGCGGCCTCGCCGCGCAACGACTATTCCGCCGCCCTGGACACAGCCCGGCCCCATCTGCGCGCGGACGCGCGCCTGCTGCGCCTGGAATTTCCCATGACCCGCGACGCCGGGATTCTGCGCGCGGCCTGGCTCAAAGCCGCCGAAGCCGCCCGTGATGTATTGGAAGGCGGGGAAAACGCGGCCTTCCTGACCATCGGCGATCCGCTGGTGTACAGCACCTTCGGCTATCTGCTGCGCACCCTGCGGGAAGTCGCGCCCCACCTGCCGGTGGCGATCGTGCCCGGCATTACCTCCTTTCAGGCCGCGGCCGCACGCACGGGCACGGTGCTCTGCGAAGGCGGCGAGAAGCTGCGCATTCTGCCCGGCATCAACGGGCGGGACGACCTGGCCGCGGAACTGGACAATGCGGACACAGCGGTGATCCTCAAGGCCTACCGCAACTTCCCGGCCATCCGCGAAGCCTTGCAAAGCACGGGCCGTGACGCGGACTGCCTGCTCGCCAGCCACGTGGAACAGCCTGAGGAACATATCCGGCGCGGCGTGGCCGCAGTGGACAGCACGCCGCCCTATATGTCATTGATTGTAAGCCGGAAGTCGAAAACCGGCGGAGAGGAAGGCACGCGCTGA